One genomic region from Lathamus discolor isolate bLatDis1 chromosome 21, bLatDis1.hap1, whole genome shotgun sequence encodes:
- the LOC136003315 gene encoding procathepsin L-like isoform X1: MAASLGLLLALLGCTTALEPALDEAWEGWKSLHGKEYPGEAEPIRREVWEKNLRRIQQHNWEQSQGQHGFRLAMNHHGDLTEEEFNQVLNGFSPARPEQPALLFQPSKSLKAPAEVDWRAKGYVTPVKNQGHCGSCWAFSATGALEGLVFNRTGKLVVLSEQNLIDCSRPLGNAGCRGGYMTRAFQYVRTNGGLNSERVYPYTGTDTSGCRYSPRDRAAACSGLRVVAQGNEAALEQAVAAVGPVSVAVDASSFQFHFYKSGIFSSALCSQWVNHGMLAVGYGTSQDRGRNVSYWILKNSWSELWGEQGYIRLLKGADNQCGVASQGSFPVP; this comes from the exons ATGGCTGCGtcgctggggctgctgctggccctgctgggcTGCACCACGGCGCTGGAGCCTGCCCTGGACGAGGCCTGGGAAGGGTGGAAGAGCCTCCATGGCAAGGAGTACCCAGGG GAGGCTGAGCCCATCCGCAGGGAGGTCTGGGAGAAGAACCTGCGCCGCATCCAGCAGCACAACTGGGAGCAGTCGCAGGGGCAGCACGGCTTCCGCCTGGCCATGAACCACCACGGGGACCTG ACAGAGGAGGAGTTTAACCAGGTCCTGAACGGCTTCAGCCCAGCACGGCCGGAGCAGCCAGCGCTGCTCTTCCAACCGTCAAAGAGCCTGAAGGCCCCGGCGGAGGTGGACTGGAGGGCGAAGGGCTACGTGACACCCGTGAAGAACCAG GGGCACTGCGGGTCCTGCTGGGCCTTCAGCGCCACGGGGGCCTTGGAGGGGCTCGTCTTCAACCGCACGGGGaagctggtggtgctgagcGAGCAGAACCTCATCGACTGCTCCCGGCCGCTGGGCAACGCCGGCTGCCGCGGCGGGTACATGACCCGCGCCTTCCAGTACGTGCGCACCAACGGCGGCTTGAACTCGGAGCGCGTCTACCCCTACACGGGCACG GACACCTCCGGCTGCCGGTACAGCCCCCGGGACAGGGCGGCCGCCTGCTCCGGGCTGCGCGTGGTGGCCCAGGGCAACGAGGCGGCGCTGGAGCAGGCGGTGGCAGCCGTGGGCCCCGTGTCCGTGGCGGTGGACGCCAGCAGCTTCCAGTTCCACTTCTACAAGTCCG GCATCTTCAGCAGCGCGCTCTGCAGCCAGTGGGTGAACCATGGGATGTTGGCTGTGGGCTACGGCACGAGCCAGGACCGCGGCCGCAACGTGAGCTACTGGATCTTAAAGAACAG CTGGTCGGAGCTGTGGGGTGAGCAGGGCTACATCCGCCTGCTGAAGGGCGCCGACAACCAGTGCGGGGTGGCCTCGCAGGGCAGCTTCCCGGTGCCGTGA
- the TNFAIP8L1 gene encoding tumor necrosis factor alpha-induced protein 8-like protein 1 isoform X2, giving the protein MDTFSTKNLALQAQKKLLSKMATKTIANVFIDDTSSEILDELYRATKEYTHNRKEAQKIIKNLIKIVMKLGVLYRNGQFSAEELLVMERFRKKVHTLAMTAVSFHQIDFTFDRRVMSGVLTECRDLLHQAVNGHLTAKSHSRINHVFNHFADYEFLSALYGPSEPYRTHLQRICEGVNKMLEEDNI; this is encoded by the coding sequence ATGGACACCTTCAGCACCAAGAACCTGGCCCTGCAGGCCCAGAAGAAGCTCCTGAGCAAGATGGCTACCAAGACCATAGCCAACGTCTTCATTGATGACACCAGCAGCGAGATCTTGGATGAGCTCTACCGGGCCACCAAGGAGTACACCCACAACCGCAAAGAGGCGCAGAAGATCATCAAAAACCTCATCAAGATCGTGATGAAGTTGGGCGTTCTCTACCGCAACGGGCAGTTCAGCGCCGAGGAGCTGCTGGTGATGGAGCGCTTCCGCAAGAAGGTCCATACCTTGGCCATGACGGCCGTCAGCTTCCACCAGATAGACTTCACCTTCGACCGCAGGGTCATGTCGGGCGTGCTCACCGAGTGCCGGGACCTGCTGCACCAGGCTGTCAACGGCCACCTCACCGCCAAGTCCCACTCCCGCATCAACCACGTCTTCAATCACTTTGCGGACTACGAGTTCCTCTCGGCTCTCTATGGGCCATCCGAGCCCTATCGCACCCACCTGCAGAGGATCTGCGAAGGGGTTAACAAGATGCTGGAGGAGGACAACATATGA
- the MYDGF gene encoding myeloid-derived growth factor produces MAAPSGRSGRGLRAALLPAALLCLAARAAGQASAAQFDVRPGGGVHAFSRSLEDRTCTFTYSAQGGTNEQWQMSVGVSEDKQLFSCSVWRPQGKSYLFFTQFKAEVKGAKIEYAMAYSQAAAGGQSDIPLKQEEFEVTETTVAHREGKFRFELSKLMIVARTPREEL; encoded by the exons ATGGCGGCGCCCAGCGGGAGGAGCGGCCGCGGGCTGCGGGCCGCGCTGCTGCCCGCCGCGCTGCTGTGCCTGGCGGCGCGGGCCGCGGGGCAGGCGAGCGCGGCCCAGTTCGACGTGCGGCCCGGCGGGGGGGTGCACGCCTTCTCCCGCAGCCTG GAGGATCGCACCTGCACCTTCACCTACTCAGCCCAGGGAGGAACGAACGAG cagTGGCAGATGAGCGTTGGAGTCAGTGAAGACAAGCAGCTCTTCTCCTGCTCCGTCTGGAG gCCCCAGGGGAAGTCTTATCTCTTCTTTACCCAGTTTAAAGCCGAAGTGAAGGGAGCCAAGATAGAGTATGCCATGGCTTAC TCTCAAGCTGCGGCGGGTGGACAAAGCGACATCCCCTTAAAACAGGAAGAGTTTGAGGTCACCGAAACAACAG tGGCTCACAGGGAAGGCAAGTTCCGTTTTGAACTGTCCAAGCTCATGATAGTAGCAAGAACACCCCGTGAGGAGCTGTGA
- the TNFAIP8L1 gene encoding tumor necrosis factor alpha-induced protein 8-like protein 1 isoform X1 codes for MGQEPFLRREQAAPGRTGTGMEGHRRCSEMDTFSTKNLALQAQKKLLSKMATKTIANVFIDDTSSEILDELYRATKEYTHNRKEAQKIIKNLIKIVMKLGVLYRNGQFSAEELLVMERFRKKVHTLAMTAVSFHQIDFTFDRRVMSGVLTECRDLLHQAVNGHLTAKSHSRINHVFNHFADYEFLSALYGPSEPYRTHLQRICEGVNKMLEEDNI; via the exons ATGGGGCAAGAGCCCTTCCTGCGCCGGGAGCAGGCGGCGCCGGGCAGGACCGGGACGGGGATGGAGGGTCACAGGCGATGCTCAG AGATGGACACCTTCAGCACCAAGAACCTGGCCCTGCAGGCCCAGAAGAAGCTCCTGAGCAAGATGGCTACCAAGACCATAGCCAACGTCTTCATTGATGACACCAGCAGCGAGATCTTGGATGAGCTCTACCGGGCCACCAAGGAGTACACCCACAACCGCAAAGAGGCGCAGAAGATCATCAAAAACCTCATCAAGATCGTGATGAAGTTGGGCGTTCTCTACCGCAACGGGCAGTTCAGCGCCGAGGAGCTGCTGGTGATGGAGCGCTTCCGCAAGAAGGTCCATACCTTGGCCATGACGGCCGTCAGCTTCCACCAGATAGACTTCACCTTCGACCGCAGGGTCATGTCGGGCGTGCTCACCGAGTGCCGGGACCTGCTGCACCAGGCTGTCAACGGCCACCTCACCGCCAAGTCCCACTCCCGCATCAACCACGTCTTCAATCACTTTGCGGACTACGAGTTCCTCTCGGCTCTCTATGGGCCATCCGAGCCCTATCGCACCCACCTGCAGAGGATCTGCGAAGGGGTTAACAAGATGCTGGAGGAGGACAACATATGA
- the LOC136003315 gene encoding procathepsin L-like isoform X2, with the protein MAASLGLLLALLGCTTALEPALDEAWEGWKSLHGKEYPGTEEEFNQVLNGFSPARPEQPALLFQPSKSLKAPAEVDWRAKGYVTPVKNQGHCGSCWAFSATGALEGLVFNRTGKLVVLSEQNLIDCSRPLGNAGCRGGYMTRAFQYVRTNGGLNSERVYPYTGTDTSGCRYSPRDRAAACSGLRVVAQGNEAALEQAVAAVGPVSVAVDASSFQFHFYKSGIFSSALCSQWVNHGMLAVGYGTSQDRGRNVSYWILKNSWSELWGEQGYIRLLKGADNQCGVASQGSFPVP; encoded by the exons ATGGCTGCGtcgctggggctgctgctggccctgctgggcTGCACCACGGCGCTGGAGCCTGCCCTGGACGAGGCCTGGGAAGGGTGGAAGAGCCTCCATGGCAAGGAGTACCCAGGG ACAGAGGAGGAGTTTAACCAGGTCCTGAACGGCTTCAGCCCAGCACGGCCGGAGCAGCCAGCGCTGCTCTTCCAACCGTCAAAGAGCCTGAAGGCCCCGGCGGAGGTGGACTGGAGGGCGAAGGGCTACGTGACACCCGTGAAGAACCAG GGGCACTGCGGGTCCTGCTGGGCCTTCAGCGCCACGGGGGCCTTGGAGGGGCTCGTCTTCAACCGCACGGGGaagctggtggtgctgagcGAGCAGAACCTCATCGACTGCTCCCGGCCGCTGGGCAACGCCGGCTGCCGCGGCGGGTACATGACCCGCGCCTTCCAGTACGTGCGCACCAACGGCGGCTTGAACTCGGAGCGCGTCTACCCCTACACGGGCACG GACACCTCCGGCTGCCGGTACAGCCCCCGGGACAGGGCGGCCGCCTGCTCCGGGCTGCGCGTGGTGGCCCAGGGCAACGAGGCGGCGCTGGAGCAGGCGGTGGCAGCCGTGGGCCCCGTGTCCGTGGCGGTGGACGCCAGCAGCTTCCAGTTCCACTTCTACAAGTCCG GCATCTTCAGCAGCGCGCTCTGCAGCCAGTGGGTGAACCATGGGATGTTGGCTGTGGGCTACGGCACGAGCCAGGACCGCGGCCGCAACGTGAGCTACTGGATCTTAAAGAACAG CTGGTCGGAGCTGTGGGGTGAGCAGGGCTACATCCGCCTGCTGAAGGGCGCCGACAACCAGTGCGGGGTGGCCTCGCAGGGCAGCTTCCCGGTGCCGTGA